One stretch of Anolis carolinensis isolate JA03-04 chromosome 3, rAnoCar3.1.pri, whole genome shotgun sequence DNA includes these proteins:
- the LOC134297540 gene encoding uncharacterized protein LOC134297540 yields the protein MELEEDNRIGRTRDLFQKIKKIGGKFQAKMGMIKNKDGKDLTEAEEIKKRWREYTEDLYRKDNNIEDSFDGVVSELEPDILRSEVEWALRSIANNKAAGDDRIPAELFKILEGDAVKVMHAICQQIWKTQDWPSDWGKKSIYIPIPKKGSAKECSNFRTVALISHASKVMLKILQGRLQQYMEQELPDIQAGFRKGRGTRDQIANICWIMEEAREFQKNIYFCFIDYSKAFDCVDHNKLWHTKSPCLSPEKSV from the coding sequence atggaactggaagaagacaacagaataggaaggacaagagacctcttccagaaaatcaaaaaaatcggaggcaaatttcaggcaaaaatgggcatgatcaaaaacaaagatggcaaggacctaacagaagctgaagagatcaagaaaaggtggcgagaatatacagaagatctgtataggaaggataataatatagaggatagctttgatggtgtggtgagtgaattagaaccagacatcctgagaagtgaggttgaatgggccttaagaagcattgctaataacaaggcagcaggagatgacaggatcccagctgagttgtttaaaatcttggaaggtgatgctgtcaaggtgatgcatgccatatgccagcaaatatggaaaacacaagattggccatcagattggggaaaaaaatcaatttatatccccatacccaaaaagggaagtgctaaagaatgctccaacttccgtacagtggcacttatttcccatgccagtaaggtaatgctcaagatcctgcaaggcagactccagcaatacatggagcaagagttgccagatatacaagctgggttcagaaaaggcagaggaacgagagaccaaattgccaatatctgctggataatggaggaagccagggagtttcagaaaaacatctacttctgctttattgactattctaaagcctttgactgtgtggatcataataaactatggcataccaagtcaccttgtctgtctcctgagaaatctgtataa